From a region of the Trichocoleus sp. FACHB-46 genome:
- a CDS encoding DUF2993 domain-containing protein yields MEFLTIFLSSLIALVSPAGLVLDRVAENAVRSQFKSVEQLQVRVDNAPSYQIVQGKAEKVRIAGRGLFPLSEFRIAALDVETDPIDINPRGGGKGLKLDRPLQAGVHLVLTQADINRALSSPTVTKRLRDLGASALEDSEAQQVQRYDFLNPQVELLPNNRIRAKAELQEQGQSDRLQITVESGLAVVAGKRLQLVEPRISVNGEAVPQEILDPIAKGVTERFDLDQLAGPAVTARVLQLKVVPEQQIDIVAFVRAETPPASPATPSN; encoded by the coding sequence ATGGAATTCCTCACCATTTTTCTGTCGAGCCTGATTGCTCTGGTTTCACCCGCAGGCTTAGTGCTCGATCGCGTAGCTGAAAATGCCGTGCGATCGCAATTTAAGTCAGTGGAGCAGTTGCAAGTCCGAGTTGATAACGCCCCCAGTTACCAAATCGTCCAGGGCAAGGCAGAAAAGGTGAGGATTGCCGGTCGAGGCTTGTTTCCCCTGTCAGAATTTCGGATTGCAGCATTAGACGTTGAAACCGATCCGATTGACATCAACCCTCGTGGTGGCGGCAAAGGTCTGAAGCTCGATCGCCCTTTGCAAGCAGGGGTGCATCTGGTTTTGACCCAAGCAGATATTAATCGCGCCCTCAGTTCCCCTACAGTGACCAAACGTTTGCGGGATTTGGGGGCTAGCGCCTTAGAGGACTCGGAAGCCCAGCAAGTACAACGCTACGACTTTCTCAACCCGCAGGTGGAGTTGCTGCCCAACAATCGCATTCGGGCCAAGGCGGAATTGCAAGAACAGGGGCAAAGCGATCGATTGCAAATTACCGTCGAGTCGGGTCTAGCAGTTGTGGCTGGGAAGCGATTGCAATTAGTAGAGCCACGCATTAGTGTGAATGGGGAAGCAGTGCCCCAGGAAATCCTCGACCCGATCGCCAAGGGGGTCACGGAGCGGTTTGACCTTGACCAATTAGCTGGGCCAGCAGTAACGGCACGAGTCCTACAATTAAAGGTAGTGCCAGAGCAACAGATCGATATTGTCGCTTTTGTCCGCGCTGAAACACCTCCAGCTTCTCCTGCCACCCCATCAAACTAG
- a CDS encoding helix-turn-helix transcriptional regulator has translation MKLMQPVPQEVMQQIAEYFSILSEPMRLRILNLLRDGEKCVQDLVEATETSQANVSKHLKVMLQAGILSRRTEGTSAYYSIEDDLIFELCNLVCDRLATRIEQQAHYFRTFGLAEQSISVSTPEH, from the coding sequence ATGAAGTTAATGCAGCCCGTACCGCAAGAAGTGATGCAGCAAATTGCTGAGTACTTCAGTATCTTGAGTGAGCCAATGCGTCTACGAATCTTGAACTTGTTGCGCGATGGTGAGAAATGCGTACAAGATTTGGTCGAGGCTACGGAAACTAGTCAAGCTAATGTTTCTAAGCACCTAAAGGTGATGCTGCAAGCAGGAATCTTGAGCCGACGGACTGAGGGAACTTCGGCCTACTACAGCATCGAAGATGACCTGATTTTTGAGCTTTGTAACTTAGTTTGCGATCGCCTCGCCACCCGGATTGAGCAACAAGCTCACTACTTCCGCACCTTTGGTCTAGCTGAGCAGTCCATCAGCGTCAGCACTCCTGAACATTAG
- a CDS encoding ABC transporter ATP-binding protein, whose protein sequence is MAPFTRPPNSSLETASSVNSLATSMGQPKLAVRHLNKTFQSQRRPLVVLQDINLNIYPNEFVCIVGKSGCGKSTLLNIVAGLVPPTSGQVLMDGVAVQGPGRDRGLVFQSYTLFPWLTVAQNIGYGLKLQRLPKPERRQRVAYYLDVVGLTQFAKAYPKQLSGGMKQRVAIARALANEPDVLLMDEPFGALDAQTKEQMQQFVLNLWEQTHVTVLMITHDVEEAIFLSQRIYVMSAHPGQIKAEIGIDLPTQRDMELKLTPEFLQIKRQVVHTMRDRLEPG, encoded by the coding sequence ATGGCACCGTTTACTAGACCTCCTAATTCCAGTCTTGAAACTGCTTCCAGTGTTAATAGCCTAGCCACCTCGATGGGCCAACCCAAACTAGCGGTCCGCCACCTCAACAAAACCTTTCAGAGTCAGAGACGGCCGCTGGTAGTCTTGCAAGACATCAACCTCAACATTTACCCTAATGAGTTTGTCTGTATTGTGGGCAAGTCTGGTTGTGGTAAATCAACCCTACTGAATATTGTGGCAGGGCTGGTTCCACCCACGTCTGGGCAAGTGCTGATGGATGGTGTGGCAGTGCAAGGCCCCGGTCGCGATCGCGGTTTGGTCTTTCAAAGCTACACGCTATTTCCCTGGCTCACCGTCGCTCAAAACATTGGTTATGGGCTAAAGTTGCAGCGTCTACCCAAACCGGAACGGAGGCAACGGGTAGCGTATTATTTAGACGTAGTTGGGCTAACTCAATTTGCCAAAGCTTATCCTAAACAGCTATCGGGTGGGATGAAACAACGAGTGGCGATCGCGCGGGCTTTAGCGAATGAACCAGATGTTCTTCTGATGGATGAACCATTTGGCGCTTTGGACGCCCAAACCAAAGAGCAGATGCAGCAGTTTGTGCTCAATCTTTGGGAGCAAACCCACGTCACAGTTTTGATGATTACCCATGACGTAGAAGAAGCAATTTTTCTATCTCAGAGGATTTATGTAATGAGTGCCCATCCAGGGCAGATCAAGGCAGAAATTGGCATAGATTTGCCAACGCAGCGGGATATGGAATTGAAGTTGACCCCGGAATTTCTGCAAATTAAACGACAGGTCGTTCATACCATGCGCGATCGCCTTGAGCCAGGCTAA
- a CDS encoding proline--tRNA ligase encodes MRLSQMLFVTLREDPAEAEIPSHKLLLRAGYIRRIGSGIYAYLPLMWRVLQKVSQIVREEMNATGAQECLLPQLQPAELWQESGRWDTYTKAEGIMFSLVDRQEREMGLGPTHEEVITTVAREMIRSYRQLPTHLYQIQTKFRDEIRPRFGLMRGREFIMKDGYSFHATEDSLKETYQAMHQAYSNMFRRCGLAFRSVEADSGAIGGSGSNEFMILAEAGEDEVLYTEDGKYAANVEKAVSLPADAEPSAFTTYEKRETPGTDTIDKLCQFLKCSPTQIVKNVLYQAVYDNGTTVLVLINIRGDQEVNEVKLQNELVRQAGQFGAKTVIALTVPDATAQAKWATQALPLGYIAPDIADTYIHSEKNLAPKFLRLVDPTVAELKNFVTGANESGYHVVGANWGDQFQLPKLVVDLRKAKLGDRAVHDPSQTLQSARGIEAGHIFQLGTKYSKAMGATYTNEQGEEAPLIMGCYGVGVSRVAQAAVEQSYDKDGIIWPVAIAPYQAIVVIPNVNDAEQVKAAETLYSELNQAGIDTLLDDRNERAGVKFKDADLIGIPYRIVTGKSIKDGKVEVVQRSTKTVQELPLTEVVSTIQQWVNAACS; translated from the coding sequence ATGCGCCTGTCTCAAATGCTCTTTGTCACACTGCGGGAAGATCCGGCGGAAGCGGAAATCCCCAGTCATAAATTGTTGTTGCGGGCAGGATATATCCGGCGGATTGGTAGCGGGATCTATGCCTATTTACCGCTGATGTGGCGAGTGCTGCAAAAAGTCTCCCAAATTGTGCGCGAAGAAATGAACGCGACGGGAGCACAGGAATGCTTATTGCCGCAATTGCAACCTGCTGAGTTGTGGCAAGAATCGGGGCGCTGGGATACCTACACCAAGGCCGAAGGCATTATGTTTTCGTTGGTCGATCGCCAAGAGCGGGAAATGGGACTCGGCCCCACCCATGAAGAGGTGATCACCACGGTAGCTCGCGAGATGATTCGCTCCTATCGCCAATTGCCTACTCATCTCTATCAAATTCAGACCAAGTTCCGCGATGAAATTCGGCCTCGCTTTGGCTTGATGCGGGGGCGCGAGTTCATCATGAAGGATGGCTATTCTTTCCACGCGACTGAGGACAGCCTGAAAGAAACCTATCAGGCCATGCACCAGGCTTATAGCAATATGTTCCGGCGCTGTGGGTTGGCTTTCCGGTCTGTGGAAGCAGACTCTGGCGCGATCGGGGGTTCTGGCTCCAATGAGTTTATGATTCTAGCGGAAGCGGGCGAAGACGAGGTGCTCTACACCGAAGATGGCAAGTACGCGGCCAACGTAGAGAAAGCTGTGTCGTTGCCTGCGGATGCTGAACCTTCGGCTTTCACAACCTACGAGAAGCGTGAAACTCCGGGCACGGACACGATCGACAAGCTCTGTCAGTTCCTCAAGTGCTCCCCTACCCAAATCGTCAAAAACGTCTTGTACCAAGCGGTTTATGACAATGGCACTACCGTCTTGGTTCTGATTAACATTCGTGGTGACCAGGAAGTAAACGAGGTCAAACTGCAGAACGAACTGGTGCGGCAAGCAGGGCAGTTCGGAGCCAAAACTGTAATCGCGCTCACCGTTCCAGATGCTACGGCTCAAGCTAAGTGGGCGACTCAAGCATTGCCTTTGGGTTACATTGCTCCTGATATTGCCGATACCTACATCCACTCTGAGAAGAATTTAGCACCTAAGTTTTTGCGGTTGGTTGATCCGACCGTAGCCGAGCTGAAAAACTTTGTCACCGGAGCCAACGAATCTGGTTATCACGTAGTGGGGGCAAATTGGGGCGATCAGTTCCAGTTGCCCAAACTCGTGGTCGATTTGCGAAAAGCCAAACTCGGCGATCGCGCGGTGCATGACCCTAGCCAAACGCTGCAAAGCGCTCGTGGCATCGAGGCGGGGCATATCTTCCAACTCGGCACCAAGTATTCCAAGGCGATGGGAGCCACCTACACCAACGAGCAAGGCGAAGAAGCACCGTTGATCATGGGTTGCTATGGCGTGGGCGTTTCTCGTGTGGCTCAAGCTGCGGTCGAGCAATCCTACGACAAAGATGGCATTATTTGGCCTGTGGCGATCGCGCCTTACCAAGCGATCGTGGTGATTCCTAATGTGAATGATGCCGAGCAAGTGAAAGCGGCTGAAACGCTTTACTCTGAGTTGAACCAAGCAGGCATCGACACCTTACTGGATGACCGGAATGAGCGAGCTGGGGTCAAATTCAAAGATGCTGACTTGATTGGAATTCCTTACCGCATCGTCACAGGCAAATCGATAAAAGACGGCAAAGTGGAAGTGGTGCAACGGTCAACCAAAACAGTTCAGGAACTCCCACTTACCGAAGTGGTGTCTACGATTCAGCAATGGGTAAACGCCGCCTGCTCCTAG
- a CDS encoding ABC transporter substrate-binding protein, whose product MCLPIACSSQPQTNSVANQPLIVGVPPWPGFAAQYVATDLNLFKAEGIEVKEVFFPTQSDPNTALLANKVDLALTGVPDLVPLAQRDTSIKLLMLFDYSDGSDGIIGRDISQPSDLKGKTVARENLLFEVLLLRRYLEKGGLTEKDIKIVDTSAANAAASFAAKKVDVAVTYDPWMAKAAKQGGGKILFTSKDSNIVPDGLIAKEKVIQTKRAEILAYLKAIDKAVTLVQQKDEKAIAIVAKRLNVTPEEAAQQVGGVKLFGIEDNKKIVFNPQHPRNVFDSLKFAAKTAKDMNLTPVVVDVNKIYDDSLVKLL is encoded by the coding sequence TTGTGCTTGCCAATTGCTTGTAGTTCCCAACCTCAAACCAATTCTGTTGCTAATCAGCCTTTGATTGTTGGGGTTCCTCCTTGGCCAGGATTTGCTGCCCAATATGTCGCGACAGATTTGAATCTGTTTAAAGCAGAGGGCATTGAAGTTAAGGAGGTTTTCTTCCCCACCCAAAGCGACCCTAATACTGCTTTATTAGCCAACAAAGTTGATCTAGCTTTGACGGGAGTTCCTGACTTAGTGCCATTGGCTCAGCGCGACACTTCCATTAAACTATTAATGCTCTTTGACTATTCAGATGGCTCTGACGGCATTATTGGTCGTGACATTAGTCAACCCTCTGATTTAAAGGGTAAAACCGTAGCTCGGGAAAATCTTTTGTTTGAAGTGTTACTACTACGACGCTATTTAGAAAAAGGCGGGTTAACAGAGAAGGACATCAAGATTGTTGATACTTCAGCCGCTAATGCTGCTGCTTCATTTGCCGCCAAAAAAGTTGATGTTGCCGTAACTTATGATCCTTGGATGGCCAAGGCAGCAAAGCAAGGCGGCGGCAAGATTCTGTTTACTAGCAAAGACAGCAATATTGTTCCTGATGGTTTGATCGCCAAGGAGAAGGTGATTCAAACCAAGAGAGCTGAAATTTTAGCCTACCTGAAAGCGATCGACAAAGCAGTAACGCTGGTCCAGCAGAAAGATGAAAAAGCGATCGCTATTGTAGCCAAGCGGCTCAACGTTACTCCGGAAGAAGCCGCACAACAAGTGGGGGGAGTCAAGTTATTCGGCATTGAAGACAACAAGAAGATTGTCTTTAACCCTCAACATCCTAGAAATGTCTTTGACAGTCTGAAGTTTGCAGCCAAAACTGCCAAAGATATGAACCTAACTCCCGTTGTAGTGGATGTCAATAAAATCTATGATGATTCTTTGGTGAAGTTACTTTGA
- a CDS encoding acetamidase/formamidase family protein, with protein sequence MTEHQHDSDQDSSAYAMEFCRDPEVAKLDILAIAETVRDAGNLHVLKATPNTCFWGFFDQSLPPVLTINSGDIVYVEALTHQAGGAPDLMMDQGVRDVYEQVSDRGPGLHIMTGPIAVKDAEPGDTLVVRILKTTPRLPYGANIAAHWGYLYNSFRKERITVYKLDTESGLAQPAFAYDFRERPLYNQPGLIVPPVATHREPIKTHVAIPLRPHFGIMGVAPPQKGRVNSVPPGPFGGNIDNWRMGAGATVYYPVFTPGANFFVGDPHMGQGDGEISGTAIEASMNAWLQISLLKDFPIGSPLLETQSHWITHGFHDDLNQAVLQCADQMLDFLQTKRKMTADEAYALMSVAVDFGITQVVNQRRGCHAALPKQLFLPTPDLPEV encoded by the coding sequence ATGACAGAACATCAGCATGACTCTGATCAAGACTCATCTGCCTATGCAATGGAATTCTGTCGAGATCCGGAAGTCGCCAAACTGGATATCTTGGCGATCGCTGAGACTGTGCGAGATGCGGGAAACCTGCATGTCCTTAAAGCCACACCTAACACCTGTTTCTGGGGCTTTTTTGATCAGTCTTTGCCCCCAGTCCTCACGATCAACTCCGGGGACATTGTTTATGTGGAAGCCTTGACTCATCAAGCGGGAGGAGCACCCGATTTGATGATGGACCAAGGTGTGCGGGATGTCTACGAACAAGTCAGCGATCGCGGTCCAGGCTTACACATCATGACAGGGCCGATCGCGGTGAAAGATGCTGAGCCAGGAGACACACTAGTCGTCAGAATTTTGAAGACCACGCCGCGTCTGCCTTATGGAGCCAACATTGCCGCTCATTGGGGCTACCTGTACAACAGCTTCCGCAAAGAGCGCATTACTGTTTACAAACTAGATACTGAATCGGGATTGGCCCAACCTGCCTTTGCTTACGACTTCAGAGAGCGCCCGTTGTATAACCAACCGGGATTGATAGTGCCGCCCGTAGCCACCCACCGCGAGCCGATCAAAACCCATGTTGCTATTCCTCTACGACCTCACTTCGGCATTATGGGGGTGGCTCCTCCGCAGAAGGGTCGCGTCAATAGCGTTCCCCCTGGACCTTTTGGTGGCAATATCGATAACTGGCGCATGGGAGCAGGGGCTACGGTTTACTATCCCGTGTTTACGCCCGGAGCCAACTTCTTTGTTGGGGACCCTCACATGGGGCAAGGAGATGGCGAAATTTCAGGCACCGCGATCGAAGCATCAATGAATGCTTGGCTGCAAATCTCGCTCTTGAAAGACTTTCCCATCGGCAGCCCTCTCCTGGAAACTCAATCCCACTGGATTACCCACGGCTTTCACGATGATCTCAACCAAGCGGTGCTCCAGTGTGCCGATCAAATGCTGGACTTCTTACAAACCAAGCGTAAGATGACTGCTGACGAAGCTTATGCCCTCATGTCAGTTGCGGTAGACTTCGGGATTACTCAAGTCGTGAATCAGCGACGAGGCTGTCACGCTGCACTCCCCAAACAGCTATTTTTACCAACACCTGATCTACCTGAAGTTTAA
- a CDS encoding ABC transporter permease produces MTKKLFQAWCSLWKIRGEISKRLYFLMVLLSISIPLLGWACITYSGWVDSQFLPSPTTVLARGYTSLQSGELIADLIASLSRVIWGFLASAILSIPLGLMIGAFKSMQGLLEPILGLLRYMPTAAFIPLIILWIGIDEPAKIAIIFLGTFFYNILMIADAVKFIPSDLIKVSYTLGAKEKDIFFDVIFPATLPHIIDTLRINIATAWNFVVIAELIAASSGLGYRILMAQRAYQTDAIFVGIIVIGLVGLLIDFSFKLLFNLVVPWATDKNH; encoded by the coding sequence ATGACTAAAAAGCTATTTCAGGCTTGGTGTAGTCTCTGGAAAATTCGGGGTGAGATTTCTAAGCGTCTATATTTTTTGATGGTGCTTCTATCTATTTCAATACCTCTGTTAGGTTGGGCTTGCATCACTTACAGCGGCTGGGTAGATAGCCAGTTTTTGCCAAGCCCCACTACTGTGTTAGCTCGTGGCTATACTTCACTACAAAGTGGGGAATTAATTGCAGATCTAATCGCTAGTTTGTCAAGAGTAATTTGGGGCTTCTTGGCTTCAGCTATTCTTAGCATTCCTTTGGGGTTAATGATTGGTGCCTTCAAGAGTATGCAAGGGCTTCTAGAACCAATTTTGGGTTTGCTTCGGTATATGCCAACTGCTGCTTTTATCCCTTTAATTATTTTATGGATTGGCATTGATGAGCCAGCCAAAATCGCCATTATCTTTCTGGGTACCTTCTTCTATAACATCTTGATGATTGCTGATGCCGTCAAGTTTATTCCGAGTGATTTAATTAAAGTTAGCTATACCTTGGGAGCCAAAGAAAAAGACATCTTCTTCGATGTGATTTTTCCAGCTACGCTACCTCATATTATTGATACTCTCAGAATCAATATTGCGACGGCCTGGAATTTTGTCGTAATTGCCGAGTTGATTGCAGCTAGTTCAGGTCTAGGCTATCGGATTTTAATGGCTCAAAGAGCTTACCAAACCGATGCCATTTTTGTGGGGATTATTGTGATTGGTTTAGTAGGCTTACTAATAGATTTTAGCTTCAAGCTACTCTTTAACTTAGTCGTACCTTGGGCGACCGATAAAAATCATTAA
- a CDS encoding ATP-binding protein, producing MNNASVNPDVSHKLLHLELLSVFSFGNSFDLEQLSTSREINAAVVNVSGRQRMLSQRTALFALQLVCSRDEAERTRLQSVLLSALALMEQSHQGLLKGDARLKLPGRLSPALQTMYFEPPLNLDQQVRDYIYQVRAIATAPAAELTLENPHLQAILSAASTRLLETLDAVVSQYQSESEAEQLAIDLSHAELFQQREAATAAAQQQAQQLETMLVELKQTQAQLIQTEKMSSLGQLVTGIVQEINNPVNFIYGNLGHVREYSHNLLNLLALYQKYHPQPELEIQQQIKLADLEFLVQDLPKVLTSLAVGVKRIQSIVLSLRSFSRPDDACMRRANIHQSLDNTLLLLQHRLKPAGGFPGIQIIKEYSNLPLIECHPGQINQVFMHLLSNAIDALRSSDRTTQNCTDNSCLLPRITIRTKAEDTSTITVSIADNGPGISDEVKARLFEPFVTTKPTGKGTGIGLALSQQIVTETHQGALWCVSQSGRGAEFCLKLPLQPAIAT from the coding sequence ATGAATAATGCATCTGTGAATCCTGATGTTTCTCACAAGTTACTTCATTTGGAGTTATTGTCTGTGTTCAGTTTTGGCAACAGTTTCGATTTAGAGCAGCTTAGTACCAGCCGAGAGATTAATGCGGCAGTGGTGAATGTAAGCGGTCGCCAGCGGATGCTCTCTCAACGGACAGCTTTGTTCGCTTTGCAACTAGTTTGCAGTCGTGATGAAGCTGAGCGGACTCGGTTGCAGTCTGTCTTACTATCAGCGCTCGCGTTGATGGAGCAGTCTCATCAAGGGTTGCTAAAAGGGGATGCCAGACTGAAACTGCCAGGGCGTTTGTCTCCGGCTCTGCAAACGATGTATTTTGAGCCACCGTTGAATCTAGACCAACAAGTACGCGACTACATTTATCAGGTGCGAGCGATCGCGACGGCTCCAGCCGCAGAACTAACTTTAGAAAATCCCCATTTGCAAGCGATTCTGAGCGCTGCTTCTACCAGGCTCCTAGAAACCTTAGATGCAGTCGTGAGCCAATATCAATCAGAGAGCGAAGCCGAACAACTAGCTATTGATTTAAGTCACGCAGAACTGTTTCAGCAGCGCGAGGCAGCGACGGCAGCGGCACAACAACAAGCGCAGCAACTGGAAACGATGTTAGTTGAGCTGAAACAAACCCAGGCGCAACTGATTCAAACTGAGAAAATGTCTAGCCTGGGTCAATTAGTGACAGGTATTGTTCAAGAAATTAACAATCCTGTCAACTTCATCTATGGTAATTTGGGGCATGTGAGGGAGTATAGCCACAATTTACTCAACCTATTAGCGCTCTACCAAAAGTACCACCCGCAACCTGAGCTAGAGATTCAACAACAAATCAAACTGGCTGACCTCGAATTCTTAGTTCAGGATCTTCCCAAGGTTTTAACTTCGCTAGCGGTTGGGGTTAAGCGAATCCAATCCATTGTTTTATCTTTACGCAGCTTTTCTCGACCCGATGATGCCTGCATGCGACGAGCCAATATTCATCAGAGCCTCGACAACACATTGTTACTCTTGCAGCATCGCCTGAAACCAGCGGGTGGCTTTCCAGGGATTCAAATCATCAAAGAGTACAGCAATTTACCCTTGATTGAATGCCATCCAGGTCAAATTAATCAAGTTTTTATGCATCTTTTGAGTAATGCTATTGATGCTTTGAGAAGTAGCGATCGCACTACTCAGAATTGCACCGACAATTCTTGCCTACTTCCCAGAATTACCATTCGCACCAAAGCAGAAGATACAAGCACAATCACTGTTTCGATTGCTGATAACGGTCCCGGAATCAGCGATGAAGTAAAAGCTCGACTCTTTGAACCTTTTGTTACCACTAAACCGACGGGGAAAGGAACTGGAATCGGGCTTGCTCTCAGCCAGCAGATTGTGACAGAAACTCATCAAGGGGCACTTTGGTGCGTCTCACAATCAGGCCGAGGAGCAGAATTTTGCCTCAAGTTACCGCTCCAACCCGCCATCGCCACCTAA
- a CDS encoding Rid family detoxifying hydrolase, whose amino-acid sequence MLEYITLPNTLPPVAPYSHAVRAGDFLFVTGQLSEDPETGEIVRGPIAEQTKQVMENLKLVLEHAGTGLDKVVMSRIFITDFREYQTVNEIYSAYFPANRLPSRTTVGVIGLAGLGDVEIDLIVYCGD is encoded by the coding sequence GTGCTCGAATACATTACTTTGCCTAATACGCTACCTCCTGTTGCGCCTTACTCTCACGCAGTTCGAGCGGGTGACTTTCTGTTTGTCACAGGTCAATTATCTGAAGACCCTGAAACTGGAGAGATTGTGCGAGGTCCGATTGCGGAGCAAACTAAGCAAGTCATGGAGAATCTAAAATTAGTTTTGGAGCATGCTGGTACAGGTCTAGACAAAGTGGTAATGAGTCGGATTTTTATTACTGATTTTCGGGAATATCAAACTGTCAATGAAATTTATTCGGCTTACTTTCCAGCTAATCGCTTACCGAGCCGAACCACAGTCGGAGTGATTGGATTGGCAGGGTTAGGTGATGTGGAAATTGATTTAATTGTTTATTGCGGTGATTAG
- a CDS encoding GerMN domain-containing protein, which produces MEDQSRTRPVSVGLIAGLSALIMAAGGGAAWLAWQTSQPDLATRMPNATNSTDFSTTKPPQTQVAQPAQEELARPYWLQDTGKGLETVPNQTALQTDLQPEAALKAAFAELLAGPKAGDTAIATTLPQGTKLRSLTVEPDGIHIDFSEEFTQGGGSASMTGRVAQVLYTATSLQADAKVWLSVNGELLETLGGEGLLLEQPFTRQSFARDFPL; this is translated from the coding sequence ATGGAAGACCAATCTCGGACCCGTCCAGTTTCCGTCGGTCTAATTGCGGGCTTGTCAGCCTTGATTATGGCAGCAGGGGGAGGAGCCGCTTGGCTGGCTTGGCAAACCTCTCAACCGGACCTCGCCACCCGGATGCCCAATGCCACCAACTCTACAGATTTTTCCACTACCAAACCGCCGCAAACCCAAGTCGCTCAGCCTGCTCAAGAAGAATTAGCCCGCCCCTATTGGCTTCAAGACACAGGCAAAGGACTAGAAACTGTACCCAATCAGACAGCTTTACAGACTGACTTGCAGCCAGAAGCCGCTCTGAAAGCCGCCTTTGCTGAATTGTTGGCTGGCCCTAAGGCGGGAGATACTGCGATCGCCACGACCCTGCCTCAAGGCACGAAACTTCGCAGCCTAACCGTGGAGCCAGACGGTATTCATATTGACTTCTCAGAGGAGTTTACTCAAGGGGGCGGCAGCGCCTCCATGACGGGTCGAGTGGCGCAAGTCCTTTACACCGCCACCAGTCTCCAGGCCGATGCTAAAGTTTGGCTCTCCGTCAATGGCGAACTGCTAGAAACGTTAGGGGGTGAAGGCTTACTTCTCGAGCAACCTTTTACGCGCCAAAGCTTTGCCAGAGACTTCCCGCTCTAG